ACTTGGTAGAACGACGTCTGAAACCGATGTACAAGCAAAAATATTCATTACAATTGCCAACTGCAAgcaatattgtaataatgGTGAAGTTTAAAGGGTTCCCTTAGTAGGCGTGCCTATAAAGATATGTCAGGCAATTTTTTCAAAAGCCAGTACTTTCATTCGCTCGCTAGAAATCTGGGAGTAACTTCGCAAGTTCATAACTAGCgcaagcaaacaaataatttcTTATTCCCGTCTCAACAAACGGATTAAAATTTACTCATGTGGCCCACACTTCGTAAACCAATTGGCAAGTTTAGCGGTCCGCTGATGCGTTATGGCAGTGGATATCCAGGCGGCTCTCCTGGGGCGGTAGTTAACCCAAGGTCAACACGCAGCTAACCATTCTCAGAACTTACAATTTTCCCTCACAGAATTTACCCTTTGGCTTGGATAGTCCAATGCGTTTCACACTGTTTTACCTAATTGCGGGGGTCGTGGGCTTTGGGGCTCCGTTCCTAGTGATTCGCCATCAGATGCTTCGTAATGTAACCGAGGATCCGTAAGTAATCTGAGTAATCCAATAAAATCGTATCGTTATTAATGTTTGCTTTACAGCAAGGATTAGTAATCCCAAAATGACAGAACAATcgttaataaattaataaaaatacattGCACATGGAATTTATTGTCGTACATACTTTGTAACACTTGGCATGGTTTTCTTTACATTAGCTAAACATAGTTTTCGTTCGAAATATCAGTACAAAGACCTCCACTGGGGGCGATCAAGGAAATTCGTTAATTAACTAAGCTTTCACTGGGACAAGCTACAGCTCCTCTTTGCCATCAAAGTCATACTCCTCCTGGACCGGCGACTCGTCGCAGTAGCTCGCTCGTTCTGAGCAGATCTTGATGTCCAAATCGTTGCCGAGCTCTTCTGCCTGGAAGGCTTTAACGAAGATCTCATCGTTGTCCTCCAATACTTCGTTGCAGAAGTGCCCCAGGCTTTTGTTAAGATCACCATCTTGCACAAAGTCAACCAACGAGGAGTCGGGATTCA
This genomic interval from Drosophila mauritiana strain mau12 chromosome 2R, ASM438214v1, whole genome shotgun sequence contains the following:
- the LOC117137434 gene encoding cytochrome c oxidase subunit 7C, mitochondrial — protein: MWPTLRKPIGKFSGPLMRYGSGYPGGSPGANLPFGLDSPMRFTLFYLIAGVVGFGAPFLVIRHQMLRNVTEDPKD